GAGATTGATAGGCTCAAAACATTAGCCGGCAGGGGAAAATTAAATGGGTTAAAAGGGCTAAAGTATTTAAATCAAAAAGAACTCAAAGAGCGAGAGCCGCATGTATGCGCAGCTGCTGCATTACTAGTTCCCGAGGAAGGTATTGTTGACTTCAAACAAGTTGCCACTAGTTTGAAAAAAGATATTCAAAATCAAGATGGATTTGTCAAAGAAAACTGCAAGGTAGTCTCATCTAAAATTAATCCTCAGGGAAAAACAATGCTAACTACCGCTTGTGGTGAATATGAGTTTGATTTAATATTCAATTGTGCAGGCTTGTACTCTGATAAGATATTTGCCGATTTCTCTTCAACAAAACCAGACTTGAAGGTTGTACCTTTTAGAGGCGAATACTGGAGTTTAAAGCCTGAATTCTCACATCTCGTAAAACACTTGATCTACCCTACACCTAATCCTGCATTCCCTTTCTTGGGAGTTCACTTCACTAGAATGACTTCAGGGGTCAGAGAAGTAGGTCCCAACGCGGTTCTAGCGCTTAAGCGAGAGGGTTACACGAATAAAGATTTCAATTTAAGTGAAGCTCTAGAAAGTGTAACCTATCCTGGTTTTATTAAATTTTTGACAAAAAACTTCAGATTCAGTTTGGAGGAGTTCATTAGTTCGCTCACTATTGAGGGATTTGTGAAAAAATCTAAAAAACTCATTCCAGATATCGACGCTAGTATGCTGGATCAAAAAACTGCTGGAGTGAGGGCTCAGTCAATGTCACGTTCAGGAAAGTTACATATGGATTTTGAAGTTAAGAGGTTCAACAATCAGGTTCATGTGCTGAATGCCCCATCACCAGGAGCGACCGCTTCATTAGCAATTGCAAGGTATATTGTTGAAGAGTATACTACACTGTGAATATGCATGAACCGTCCATTGTAGAAGACTATATAGTAACCCGTTGTGCTAGTAGTTCCATGCATGCCTGATCCTATTTATTGGTCTGTTGTTTTCCCTATTGAACATCTGCAGCATGGCAACTGCGGCCAGTTTGCTTGAGACCCTTGTCAGGAAGCCCTTGAAGCTCTTTGCCAGGTTGATCTTGATGGAGAACTGGGAGCATAACTGTGAAAACCTTGTCTCTATAAACTTACGGTTCTTTCTCCTCTCGGGCGAGAATGCGCTTTTGACCAGCTGGTTTTTCCTGGGTGGGGTGAGAAGTTCTATACCGTAGCTTGTGAACAGATCTGCCTGGAGCTCCCTGGATATATAGCCTCGATCGCCGATGATCTGCCTCTCCTCGCTACCGTCGTACTGCCTTTCCTTCAGGAACTTTATGTCGTGTACGTTTGCTGGGGTCACTGCCATGTCATGGAAGATGCCCTGCGTACTCATGAGCAGGTGGAGCTTGTATCCAATGTAGTAGAGGCGGTCAACCGCCGAGTAGCCCTTTCTCGGAGCCGTGCCCAGATCTTCCATACAGATCTTCATGCGGTGCTCCCTGGCGTTGTGCACGATGGGACAGGGCATCGAGTCCACCAGAAGGGCAGATCTGCCATCATCCATACGGTCGCCCAAGAGTCCCGCGGACTCCTTGAAGCGTGGCTCGAGCGAGCGCCTGCGCCGGTTGAACCTGGTGCGGTCGACCAGCATGGGAAAGTCCTCGCGAAAGTGCTTCTTTATCTCGGCAAACAATAGGTTCTCGCTGGGGATCGAGGCCGCCTCTCCGGTAATGGCGAGTGCCATGACCTCCAGGTCATTCATTTTCGTGTTGACCGGTCGCTTGATGAAGTTTCCGTCCACCGTGACGGTTTGGTAGAGATCAATGAGGTAGGAAAGGTGTTTTTTGTACATTGCAGGTAGATCGTGCATGGTATCAGAATTACAGATTAGGAACCATTAATATACTGAATATCAACAAAATGCACGGTCTTTTTTTAATCTGTTTTTTAATTTTAACTAGCACAACGGGTTATATAGTATTATATCTTAATGACTGGTCAGCGATAACTTCAAAATCCAAAGCATTGCGTGTTGATAACGATACACATATATTTGCGAGCAACGTATTCTAAAGAGGGATAGTGTTTTTTTGCATTGACTTAGTGTTGGAATAAGTTGTATAATCTAGAAAAATTAAAATTGTAGTGAACATACTTAATCTAATAGGACGAAACAAAAAACTGTTTGAGAAGGATGTACAGGCCTACTCAGACAAGATCAAAAGTCTTGTTGAAAGTTCAAAATTCCTTGTTCTAGGTGGAGCAGGTTCGATAGGTCAGGCAGTTACTAAAGAGATATTTAAACGCAACCCTCTGAAGCTTCATGTGGTGGATATTTCTGAAAATAATCTTGTTGAATTGGTTAGGGACTTAAGGAGTTCCCATGGATATATTGATGGTGATTTCAGGACATTTGCTATAGATATAGGTTCTTTGGAGTATCATGTATACTTTGAGAATGAGGGTGATTTTGACTATGTTCTGAATTTATCGGCTTTGAAACATGTGCGCAGTGAGAAAGATCCTTATACTTTGATGCGCATGATTGAAACTAACATCTTCAATACTGAGAAAACAATTGATCAAGCGGTAAGCCTTGGTGCCCAAAAATATTTTTGCGTTTCCACTGACAAGGCCGCAAATCCCGTGAATCTAATGGGCGCATCTAAACGCATCATGGAAATGTTTTTGATGCAGAGGAGCCAGCAAATCCAGATTTCCACAGCTCGATTTGCAAATGTAGCATTCTCTGATGGTTCATTGCTGCACGGGTTTAATCAGCGTATCGCTAAAAAACAACCTATAGTAGCGCCACGAGACGTTAAAAGATATTTTGTAACTTCACAGGAGTCTGGAGAATTGTGTCTCATGTCTTGCCTATTTGGAGAAAATGGAGACATCTATTTTCCTAAACTCAGTGAAAACCTGCATTTGATCTCATTTGCTGAAATCGCAAAGAAATATTTAATAGTGATGGGTTATGCACCTTTTGAATGCAGTTCTGAAGATGAGGCGCGGGAACTCATTGGAACGCTTCCGGAACAAGGAAAGTGGCCGTGCCTATTTACGCTCAGCGACACCACGGGAGAGAAAGATTTTGAAGAATTTTATACTGATGCTGAGGTGCTGGACCTTAATACCTATTCAGATCTCGGAGTAATTAAGAATAATCTTGATGTTGAGAAAGAAAAGCTAGAAAAGTTCAAAAATAGAATTGAACATTTCAAAGAAAAGAAGTCATGGACAAAAAAAGACCTTATAGAACTATTTAACCAAATGTTGCCTGAACTTGATCATCAAGAGAAAGGGAAATTTTTAGACTCAAAAATGTAATGAATGAG
This genomic interval from Nonlabens spongiae contains the following:
- the lhgO gene encoding L-2-hydroxyglutarate oxidase, whose product is MKIGIIGGGLIGLALGRLISAKGVKVIVFDKDNIASHQSGNNSGVLHCGLHYKPGSLKARLAVQGIREMTNYCIKNSITHESCGKIVVANSQQEIDRLKTLAGRGKLNGLKGLKYLNQKELKEREPHVCAAAALLVPEEGIVDFKQVATSLKKDIQNQDGFVKENCKVVSSKINPQGKTMLTTACGEYEFDLIFNCAGLYSDKIFADFSSTKPDLKVVPFRGEYWSLKPEFSHLVKHLIYPTPNPAFPFLGVHFTRMTSGVREVGPNAVLALKREGYTNKDFNLSEALESVTYPGFIKFLTKNFRFSLEEFISSLTIEGFVKKSKKLIPDIDASMLDQKTAGVRAQSMSRSGKLHMDFEVKRFNNQVHVLNAPSPGATASLAIARYIVEEYTTL
- a CDS encoding IS982 family transposase, with the protein product MHDLPAMYKKHLSYLIDLYQTVTVDGNFIKRPVNTKMNDLEVMALAITGEAASIPSENLLFAEIKKHFREDFPMLVDRTRFNRRRRSLEPRFKESAGLLGDRMDDGRSALLVDSMPCPIVHNAREHRMKICMEDLGTAPRKGYSAVDRLYYIGYKLHLLMSTQGIFHDMAVTPANVHDIKFLKERQYDGSEERQIIGDRGYISRELQADLFTSYGIELLTPPRKNQLVKSAFSPERRKNRKFIETRFSQLCSQFSIKINLAKSFKGFLTRVSSKLAAVAMLQMFNRENNRPINRIRHAWNY
- a CDS encoding UDP-N-acetylglucosamine 4,6-dehydratase; its protein translation is MNILNLIGRNKKLFEKDVQAYSDKIKSLVESSKFLVLGGAGSIGQAVTKEIFKRNPLKLHVVDISENNLVELVRDLRSSHGYIDGDFRTFAIDIGSLEYHVYFENEGDFDYVLNLSALKHVRSEKDPYTLMRMIETNIFNTEKTIDQAVSLGAQKYFCVSTDKAANPVNLMGASKRIMEMFLMQRSQQIQISTARFANVAFSDGSLLHGFNQRIAKKQPIVAPRDVKRYFVTSQESGELCLMSCLFGENGDIYFPKLSENLHLISFAEIAKKYLIVMGYAPFECSSEDEARELIGTLPEQGKWPCLFTLSDTTGEKDFEEFYTDAEVLDLNTYSDLGVIKNNLDVEKEKLEKFKNRIEHFKEKKSWTKKDLIELFNQMLPELDHQEKGKFLDSKM